A window of Juglans regia cultivar Chandler chromosome 7, Walnut 2.0, whole genome shotgun sequence contains these coding sequences:
- the LOC109021203 gene encoding putative ubiquitin-conjugating enzyme E2 38: MASALQENVHAIHDEEAKFRQFDVVNDCSDHYFANSKHAAYKRACFTSTGNGALYKKIMQDWKILEKDLPESIYVRVYAGRIDLLRAAIIGARETPYHDGLFFFDFAFPCDYPNRPPLVYYHSHGLRLNPNLYSGGAVCLSLLNTWFGTENEKWNPSVSTVLQVLVSLQGIVLNDKPYYNEPGFKLSGSWETYNEDAFLLSCKTMLFLLQNPPRNFEAFVVGHFCERANSILSACKAYQDGHVRVGLYRDENRPTCMSEIQASDRFKKSMDKLYKDLSVGFAKNGASNLHNDLIEEFGDEIENIGLKQKRVTEKKKLGESCEIIVYLKSILGLNKGGKTLKNNANGIKMNTS; the protein is encoded by the coding sequence CATTGCAGGAAAATGTTCACGCGATTCATGATGAAGAGGCTAAGTTCAGACAATTTGATGTCGTCAATGATTGCTCCGACCATTACTTCGCCAATTCAAAGCATGCAGCGTACAAGAGAGCTTGCTTCACCAGCACTGGAAATGGCGCTCTATACAAGAAGATCATGCAAGATTGGAAGATTCTTGAGAAGGATCTCCCAGAATCTATCTATGTACGTGTCTACGCTGGACGGATTGACCTCCTCCGGGCAGCCATCATCGGTGCTCGAGAAACTCCCTACCACGACGGTCTTTTCTTCTTCGATTTTGCATTCCCTTGCGATTATCCAAATCGGCCTCCTCTCGTATATTACCACTCTCACGGTCTCAGATTGAATCCAAATTTGTACAGTGGTGGTGCTGTTTGTCTGAGCTTGTTGAACACCTGGTTTGGCACCGAGAATGAGAAGTGGAACCCTTCTGTCTCTACGGTTCTTCAGGTTCTCGTTTCACTCCAAGGGATTGTGCTAAATGACAAACCTTACTACAATGAGCCCGGATTCAAGCTTTCTGGGTCTTGGGAAACTTACAATGAAGATGCTTTCTTGTTGTCGTGCAAGACAATGCTGTTCTTGCTTCAAAACCCACCCAGAAATTTTGAGGCTTTCGTTGTTGGGCATTTCTGTGAGCGTGCAAACTCCATTCTAAGTGCTTGTAAGGCTTACCAGGATGGTCATGTGAGGGTCGGTCTCTACCGTGATGAAAATAGGCCAACTTGTATGAGTGAGATCCAAGCATCAGACAGGTTTAAGAAGTCGATGGACAAGCTTTACAAGGATCTTTCAGTGGGCTTCGCAAAGAATGGAGCTTCTAATCTGCATAATGATCTTATCGAAGAGTTTGGGGACGAGATTGAAAATATCggtttaaaacaaaaaagggtCACTGAAAAGAAGAAACTTGGAGAATCTTGCGAGATTATTGTCTATTTGAAGAGCATTTTGGGACTGAATAAGGGCGGTAAGACACTAAAAAATAACGCAAATGGGATCAAAATGAACACCTCTTGA